In a genomic window of Nostoc sp. UHCC 0870:
- the ispF gene encoding 2-C-methyl-D-erythritol 2,4-cyclodiphosphate synthase produces MNIRIGNGYDIHRLVSDRALILGGVQIPHELGLLGHSDADVLTHAIMDAILGALSLGDIGHYFPPTDPQWAGADSLVLLSQVHQLIRDQGWQIGNIDSVVVAERPKLKPHIKTMRDKIADVLKLQPNQVGIKATTNEKLGPVGREEGICAYAVVLLLAAD; encoded by the coding sequence ATGAATATCCGAATTGGTAATGGCTACGACATACATCGACTGGTGAGCGATCGCGCTTTAATTTTGGGAGGAGTCCAAATTCCCCATGAACTCGGTTTACTAGGACATAGTGATGCGGATGTACTAACTCACGCCATTATGGACGCGATATTGGGGGCATTGTCTTTAGGGGATATTGGCCATTATTTCCCCCCCACTGATCCCCAATGGGCAGGGGCAGATAGTTTAGTTTTGTTAAGCCAAGTCCATCAGTTAATTCGGGATCAAGGCTGGCAGATAGGCAATATTGACTCCGTGGTGGTAGCAGAACGTCCCAAGTTGAAGCCCCATATTAAAACAATGCGTGACAAAATAGCAGATGTTTTAAAATTACAGCCTAATCAAGTGGGTATTAAAGCTACCACCAACGAAAAATTAGGACCTGTAGGACGAGAAGAAGGGATATGCGCTTATGCTGTAGTTCTGCTATTAGCGGCGGATTAA
- the trmD gene encoding tRNA (guanosine(37)-N1)-methyltransferase TrmD, whose amino-acid sequence MRFDIVTLFPDCFTSVLSSGLLGKALAKQIAQVNLANPRDFTTDKHRKVDDEPYGGGVGMLMKPDPIFRAVESLPVLPRREIILMSPQGQTINQPLLRELSSNYDQLVVICGHYEGVDERVLHLVTREVSLGDFILTGGEIPAMALINGVVRLLPGTVAKTESLTAESFEEGLLDYPQYTRPANFRGWKVPDVLLSGNHAAIAQWRYEQQIQKTRDRRPDLLSKWQQEKRQGGRGAEGQGEQGEQGEQGRQGRQGE is encoded by the coding sequence GTGCGTTTTGATATAGTTACACTTTTTCCTGACTGTTTTACCTCAGTTCTCAGTTCTGGTCTGCTGGGTAAAGCCCTCGCTAAACAAATTGCCCAAGTAAACCTAGCTAATCCTAGAGACTTTACTACCGACAAGCACCGCAAGGTAGATGACGAACCCTATGGTGGTGGTGTAGGGATGCTGATGAAGCCAGACCCCATTTTTAGGGCGGTAGAATCCTTGCCAGTTCTACCCCGCCGCGAGATTATTTTAATGAGTCCACAAGGTCAAACCATTAATCAACCTCTGTTGCGAGAATTGTCAAGCAACTATGACCAATTAGTAGTCATTTGCGGACATTACGAAGGGGTAGATGAGCGGGTACTGCATCTTGTGACCCGTGAGGTATCCTTGGGGGATTTCATCCTCACTGGGGGCGAAATTCCGGCAATGGCATTGATTAATGGTGTGGTGCGTCTCTTACCGGGGACTGTAGCGAAAACAGAGTCTTTAACAGCCGAAAGTTTTGAAGAGGGATTGTTAGATTATCCCCAATATACTCGTCCTGCCAACTTTCGCGGCTGGAAAGTCCCTGATGTCTTATTATCTGGCAATCACGCCGCGATCGCTCAGTGGCGTTATGAACAACAAATTCAAAAAACCCGCGATCGCCGTCCTGATTTGCTCTCAAAATGGCAACAGGAGAAGAGGCAGGGGGGCAGGGGAGCAGAGGGGCAGGGGGAGCAGGGGGAGCAGGGGGAGCAGGGGAGGCAGGGGAGGCAGGGGGAGTAG
- a CDS encoding cyanophycinase: MPELKAKSLEMRTPQATKTAVLVIGGAEDKVHGREILRTFFGRSGASKAYITIIPSASREPAIIGGRYIRIFEEMGAEKVEILDIREREQCESSHVKESLEACSGVFLTGGDQLRLCGVLSDTPAMEIIRKRVRGGQLTLAGTSAGAAVMGHHMIAGGGSGETPNRSLVDMATGLGLIPEVIVDQHFHNRNRMGRLISAVAAHPDRLGIGIDEDTCAVFERDGWLQVMGKGSVTIVDPTELTHTNEPHVGANEPLTVHNLRLHILSYGDRFHLYQRTVLPAVHRISS, encoded by the coding sequence ATGCCGGAATTAAAAGCTAAATCGCTGGAAATGAGGACACCCCAAGCTACAAAAACCGCCGTTCTGGTAATCGGAGGCGCAGAAGATAAAGTTCATGGACGAGAAATCCTGAGAACTTTTTTTGGACGTTCTGGTGCAAGTAAGGCCTATATTACAATTATTCCATCCGCTTCCCGCGAACCCGCGATTATCGGTGGTCGGTATATCCGCATTTTTGAAGAAATGGGTGCTGAAAAGGTCGAGATTTTAGACATTCGTGAACGGGAGCAGTGTGAATCTTCCCATGTGAAAGAATCCCTAGAAGCCTGTAGTGGGGTATTTTTGACAGGGGGCGACCAACTGCGCCTGTGTGGTGTATTGTCAGATACACCAGCGATGGAAATTATCCGCAAGCGGGTCAGAGGCGGACAACTGACTCTAGCCGGCACAAGTGCTGGAGCAGCCGTGATGGGTCATCACATGATTGCTGGTGGTGGTAGTGGTGAAACGCCAAATCGTTCCCTAGTAGATATGGCGACGGGTTTGGGATTAATTCCTGAAGTCATTGTTGACCAGCACTTCCACAATCGCAATCGGATGGGTCGCCTCATTAGCGCAGTCGCGGCTCATCCCGATAGACTAGGAATTGGCATCGATGAAGATACTTGTGCTGTATTTGAACGCGATGGTTGGCTACAGGTAATGGGCAAAGGCAGTGTCACCATTGTCGATCCCACCGAACTCACCCACACCAACGAACCCCACGTTGGCGCAAATGAACCTTTAACCGTGCATAACTTACGTCTGCATATCCTCAGCTATGGCGATCGCTTTCACCTGTACCAAAGGACAGTATTGCCTGCGGTACACCGCATCTCTAGCTGA